From Waddliaceae bacterium, the proteins below share one genomic window:
- a CDS encoding GNAT family N-acetyltransferase, with translation MDNSDIEYVIRTLSKEDLDDVMALHDVMLEALEEPSFFRKPSREFIEKIISEAEMSIGITVEEKLVACRITSIPGDITNNRGIELGIPVEDLKKTAHFEGTIIHPEYRKLGLGKKIIKANIAMIDNTDLRHIVATCHPDNYPIVKTFLDNDFVIKKLKKTYGNMLRFFMHRNRDANNTKEDNEKTIVDHIDYETQMKLLDDGLVGVGIEKTDNGYSIIYSEK, from the coding sequence ATGGATAATAGCGATATAGAATATGTAATACGCACTTTAAGCAAAGAAGATCTCGATGATGTTATGGCGCTACATGATGTTATGCTTGAAGCACTGGAAGAACCCAGTTTTTTTAGAAAACCCTCAAGAGAATTTATTGAGAAGATTATTTCTGAAGCCGAGATGTCCATAGGGATAACAGTAGAAGAAAAGCTTGTGGCGTGCCGAATAACATCAATTCCTGGTGATATAACGAACAATCGCGGTATAGAGCTAGGCATCCCTGTCGAAGACCTTAAAAAGACAGCGCATTTTGAAGGGACGATAATACACCCAGAATACAGGAAACTAGGATTAGGAAAAAAAATTATTAAAGCGAATATCGCAATGATAGACAATACAGATTTACGTCATATCGTAGCGACATGCCACCCAGACAATTACCCTATTGTTAAGACGTTTTTAGACAACGATTTTGTGATAAAGAAGCTAAAAAAAACATATGGAAATATGCTAAGGTTTTTCATGCATAGAAATCGCGATGCAAATAATACAAAAGAAGACAACGAAAAAACTATAGTTGATCATATTGACTATGAAACACAGATGAAACTTCTAGACGACGGTCTCGTAGGAGTAGGTATTGAAAAAACTGACAACGGCTACAGCATTATTTATTCTGAAAAATAA
- a CDS encoding GNAT family N-acetyltransferase: MVKNENIIETGKLGDNSDTEYIIHILDEEDVDAVMALHGIMIKALKNPLFFKMSPKEFFEKCLSGNRLSLGITVEEKLVACRITFIPDSMVGNQGMEVGIPAEELTQLAQFEGIITHPEYRRLGLGKKIMETNIAMIDKTDIRHIVATCYPENYPVIKILLGNGFVIKNLKETYGNMIRFFVHRNRDMVNTREYRGKTIVDHLDYEKQKKLLDAGLVGVGIEKTDNGYSIVYANC; this comes from the coding sequence ATGGTTAAAAATGAGAATATTATAGAAACCGGAAAGCTTGGCGATAATAGCGATACAGAATATATAATACATATTCTTGATGAAGAGGATGTTGATGCCGTTATGGCGCTACATGGTATTATGATCAAGGCTCTGAAAAACCCACTTTTTTTTAAAATGTCCCCCAAGGAATTTTTTGAGAAATGCCTTTCAGGAAATAGGCTGTCACTAGGAATCACCGTAGAAGAAAAGCTTGTGGCATGCCGCATAACATTCATCCCTGATAGCATGGTTGGAAATCAAGGTATGGAAGTGGGAATCCCTGCTGAAGAGCTTACACAGCTAGCGCAATTTGAAGGGATTATTACACACCCGGAATACAGAAGGCTAGGGCTGGGAAAAAAAATTATGGAAACGAATATCGCAATGATCGACAAGACAGATATACGTCATATCGTAGCGACATGCTACCCAGAAAATTACCCCGTCATTAAAATATTGTTAGGGAATGGTTTTGTGATAAAGAATCTAAAAGAAACATATGGAAATATGATAAGGTTTTTCGTGCATAGGAACCGTGATATGGTCAATACAAGAGAATATAGAGGCAAAACTATAGTTGATCACCTTGACTATGAAAAACAGAAAAAGCTTCTAGATGCCGGTCTCGTAGGAGTCGGCATTGAAAAAACTGACAACGGCTACAGCATTGTTTATGCCAATTGCTAG